A genomic window from Neoarius graeffei isolate fNeoGra1 chromosome 5, fNeoGra1.pri, whole genome shotgun sequence includes:
- the pigv gene encoding palmitoyltransferase ZDHHC18-A isoform X2 — MLISGIHAKTDVQIIVRFAAFTRVLALILQVLTRFLASSTPVIYWISGHILLSCEPLLKENKNFAYGQRQNTLGQSIYHFWTRHLCIGNPITQLLMCWRTCSFPTHCILGYFISYWLLGLALHCNFLPWT; from the exons ATGCTGATTTCAGGCATTCATGCGAAAACAGATGTACAGATAATTGTGCGGTTTGCTGCTTTTACACGAGTATTAGCGCTTATTTTACAG GTGCTTACCCGTTTTCTAGCCTCATCTACGCCCGTCATCTACTGGATTAGCGGTCACATTCTTCTTTCCTGTGAGCCcttattaaaagaaaataaaaactttgCTTATGGCCAACGACAGAACACATTGGGCCAAAGCATTTATCATTTTTGGACAAGACATTTGTGCATTGGCAACCCTATCACTCAGCTCCTGATGTGCTGGAGGACTTGCTCCTTTCCCACCCACTGCATTCTGGGATACTTCATCTCATATTGGCTGTTAGGTTTGGCTCTGCACTGCAACTTTCTACCTTGGACTTGA
- the pigv gene encoding palmitoyltransferase ZDHHC18-A isoform X1, producing the protein MLISGIHAKTDVQIIVRFAAFTRVLALILQAVLNALIPDHEADAFSPPRAEEPLILDHTIEMLFSGLGRWDAEHFLFIAEHGYLYEHNFAFFPLFPLVLRLAATILLWPLSPLLTVRGRLLLMVAIANSTLFVMSAVALYGLSRLVLQDRKLALISSLIYCLTPASVFMLAGYSESLFALLTFGGLWLLERGFTSGACFLLSLATAARANGLVNAGFLLYLPLQRSLTQVFNKGSAWHYSWAALRFLLTSPLYVAVIVLPFCLFQFYGYYTFCLPSLTKEQISPALLNLAREKGYRVPDAAAPAPSWCMKPVPVLYSYIQDVYWDVGFLRYFQLKQIPNFLLALPVATLSALASYMYIMANPRFCLHLGLGDIGKKKKEGKPPTGLYCPKVFVYIIHCSVLLTFGIFCMHVQVLTRFLASSTPVIYWISGHILLSCEPLLKENKNFAYGQRQNTLGQSIYHFWTRHLCIGNPITQLLMCWRTCSFPTHCILGYFISYWLLGLALHCNFLPWT; encoded by the exons ATGCTGATTTCAGGCATTCATGCGAAAACAGATGTACAGATAATTGTGCGGTTTGCTGCTTTTACACGAGTATTAGCGCTTATTTTACAG GCTGTGCTAAATGCTCTAATCCCTGATCATGAAGCAGATGCTTTCAGTCCTCCCCGGGCAGAGGAACCACTCATCTTGGACCACACTATCGAGATGCTCTTTAGTGGCTTAGGCCGCTGGGATGCTGAACATTTTCTCTTCATAGCAGAGCATGGCTACTTGTATGAGCACAACTTTGCTTTCTTCCCACTCTTTCCACTGGTCCTGCGTTTGGCAGCGACCATCCTGCTGTGGCCTCTGAGTCCCCTTCTCACAGTACGTGGACGTTTACTCTTGATGGTGGCCATAGCTAATAGCACGCTCTTTGTGATGAGTGCAGTGGCACTTTATGGACTAAGCCGTCTGGTTTTACAGGACCGAAAACTTGCCCTGATCTCAAGTCTTATCTACTGCCTCACACCGGCCAGTGTTTTTATGTTAGCAGGCTATTCAGAAAGTCTTTTTGCACTTCTCACCTTTGGTGGTTTGTGGTTATTGGAGAGAGGGTTTACATCTGGAGCATGTTTCCTTCTCAGTCTTGCCACTGCTGCACGTGCTAATGGACTTGTGAATGCTGGCTTTCTGTTATACCTGCCCTTGCAGCGGAGTCTCACTCAGGTGTTTAACAAAGGATCCGCATGGCACTACAGCTGGGCAGCTCTGAGGTTTTTGCTTACATCACCACTTTATGTTGCAGTCATTGTGCTCCCATTTTGCCTCTTCCAGTTTTATGGCTACTACACATTCTGTTTGCCGTCTCTAACCAAGGAGCAGATTTCTCCTGCTTTACTCAACCTGGCCAGGGAGAAAGGATACAGAGTTCCTGATGCAGCAGCACCTGCACCAAGCTGGTGCATGAAACCTGTTCCAGTTCTCTACTCCTACATTCAGGATGTGTACTGGGATGTCGGTTTCCTCCGATATTTCCAGTTAAAGCAGATACCCAACTTTCTCTTGGCACTTCCAGTTGCCACACTAAGTGCCCTGGCATCGTACATGTACATAATGGCTAATCCACGTTTTTGTTTGCATCTTGGACTTGGAGATAttgggaagaaaaagaaagaaggaaaaccaCCAACTGGCCTCTACTGCCCAAAGGTGTTTGTGTACATCATTCACTGCTCTGTGTTGCTTACGTTTGGCATATTCTGCATGCATGTCCAG GTGCTTACCCGTTTTCTAGCCTCATCTACGCCCGTCATCTACTGGATTAGCGGTCACATTCTTCTTTCCTGTGAGCCcttattaaaagaaaataaaaactttgCTTATGGCCAACGACAGAACACATTGGGCCAAAGCATTTATCATTTTTGGACAAGACATTTGTGCATTGGCAACCCTATCACTCAGCTCCTGATGTGCTGGAGGACTTGCTCCTTTCCCACCCACTGCATTCTGGGATACTTCATCTCATATTGGCTGTTAGGTTTGGCTCTGCACTGCAACTTTCTACCTTGGACTTGA